The following is a genomic window from Candidatus Hydrogenedentota bacterium.
ATCGCGTTCGGGCACGGCGCACAAGAGGGGCTCGTAGTACCCGCCCCCCATGATCTCGACCTGTCCCCGCTCCGCAAGGCCGGCAAGCCGGCGCACAAACTGAGGTTCATGAGCGAGGAACCAGTCCCAAAGCGGCCCCGTGTAGTGCAGCACGACCCGTACCGCCGGATAGCGCTCGAGCACGTCGATGAAAGGCAGATAGGCCTTCCGGTAGGCATCGGCGAAGACGTGTTCAAAGTTGCCCACGGGCTGATGCGCATGACAGCCGAAAATCAGATTGATGCGGTCCATGATACTCCTCGTTCTTCTGCAGGACCGGGCCGGAAGCGGCGCAATACGCCGGAAGCGTGGCCTGGATCGAGAGCGCGCGGTCACGTACCGCCTGTGTTCATTATCTGAATCAAGCGCTCGTTGAACGCCATAGCCGGATGCACGCCCAGTTCTTTCAGCCGGTGGTTCAGGGAAGCCACTTCGATTATGATCGCGATATTGCGGCCCGGCCGCACCGGAATGCGGAGATGATTGATCCGCACGCCCAACAACTCGACATGCTCCTCCATGAGCCCCGTCCGGTCATAGTCGATATCCTGTCGCCATTCCTCCAGTTCGACGACAAGCCCGATGCGCTTCGAGTTGCGCACGCAGCCCACGCCAAAAATGGATTTTACGTCGATGATGCCTACGCCGCGGATTTCCATGTGGTGCTCGATGACTGGGTTCGTCTCCGCGTATAAGAAGTCTTCACGCCGCTTGCGCAGAGTCACCACGTCGTCCGCGACAAGGCGGTGTCCCCGCTCGATCAATTCCAGCGCGGTTTCGCTCTTACCGATGCCGGGCGGCCCGACGATCACCACGCCCACGCCGTAGCAATCCACGGCGGTGCCGTGAACGACCGTCTCCGGCGAGAACTCCTCGGCCAAGAAAAGAATGATGTGGCTGATGACTTCATCCGTGCGCCTCGTCGAGCGGAGCACGGGAATACCGCGGCGGTTGCACATATCGAGGAAGATTGGACGCGGCTCGAGTTTGCGCGAGAGGATGAAGGCTGGAATCTCGAACGCGAACATCGCCGCGAGCCGCGCTCCCAATTCAGACGCAGACAGGCGCTCCATGTAGTGGGTTTCGGTATTTCCGAGAATCTGCACCCGGTCATTCGCGAAGTACTCCAAGTACCCGGCGAGCGCCAGGCCGGGCCGGTTCACGTCGGAGATCAGCACCGGCCTTCCCATACCCTGATAGCCGGCAAGCACCTCCAGTTCGAGGTCCTCGGCCATGCGGTCCATGAGCCGGGCCACGGCGATATGCCGCTTCCGGTTGACTGGGAGGTTCTGAGTGTCCATGGTCCGGCCGTCTCTCCGGGTGACGCAGCCTCCCGACCCCGCCCGGTGCGCTGCACCGCCCGAAGGCGCCGCCTCCGGGCATACCCAGGCGACTCGTGCCTGCGAAAGGTCAGAACTGCGGCTCGATCAGACCGTAGGTCCCGTCTTCACGGGCGTACAAGACATTCACCTTTGACGTGTCGGCGTTGGAGAATACCAGGAACGGCTCATCCAGCAGTTCCAGCTGCATGATGGCCTCTTCCACACTGAGTGGCTTCATCGGTAATTGTTCCCGATGCACCACCTTATGATTCGCTGAGGTGCCATTCGTGTCCGAGGAGTCCGTCTCACTCTCCATCGTGATAATGACATGCCCGTAGTCGCGGTCTTCCCGGTCCGCGCGCGGCTGATGCCGGTTGATCCGGTCCTTGTACTTCCGGATTTGCTTCTCCAACTTGGCCAGCACGGCATCGACCGAGGCGTACATGTCCGGCGACGCCTCCTTGCCATGAATGCGCACGCCGTTCGCGTGCAGATTGACCTCCGCGATATGCCGTCTCTTCTCGATATCCAGGATCACATCCGCGTCAATCACTTTGTCAAAGTGCGCGCCGAGCTTATTCAAACCGTTCTCAATGTACGCCTTCAGCGCGTCCGTCATCTCCATGTGCCGACCCGTAATGCTGACTCTCATAGAGCAACCAGCCTCCATCCTGACTTTTATAAGGTGGCAGATGCTAACACCTTGTCCGCGATCTTGTCAAAGGTCGCACCAGCTCAACGTTTTTTCCCCTGACCCGGCCGCCCCCCGCAGCGCCGCACCGGCAATCCTCGTGGCGACCACAAAACCCGCCGGCGACGGCAAAGCTGCCCCGGCGCTACGGCCGTGCCCCCTGGCCGGGTCCAACACCACACACCCTGCTCCAGCACTTCTTGCCTTGCTGTAAACATTTTCCTATAATCGCCTCAGCGTGGCATCTTCTATTCTACCACGAAGGCCCGAAAACGGGAATGCCCGCGAAGAGCAGGCATCTGAGACCGTAAGGTTCCTCAGCCGTGCCATGTGGCCACTCTTGCGGGTGTACCGGGAAGGCGGACCGCATGTCGAGGCAACTGGCCGCCAAACGCGAGCGTGTCATCGAGGCTGTGCGTCACGGACTCGAAGGAGAAGCCGCTGTCGAATTCATCCACCAGAGCGGCTACGCCATGACGGTTGCCGGTATCGCCCGGCACCTCCGCGGCATGGGAGGGCGGGGCCGTGTCCAGGAACTCATCGATGCGGGCAGAACGAACCCGGAAATCCTGGCCATCTGTTGCCCGGGGGACGAACTGTTGCCGCCGCCTCCGCCCGACCAGCCGGAACTGTTTGAGGATGCGCATGCTTCTGACCACGGCTCTCTCACATTCTTGGGCGCGCCCGAGTTCGAGTCCACGAAACTGACCATCAAACTGCCTACGGAACTCTACGAAGCCGTGCGTATCGCCGCCAAGGCCGAAGGCAAGACGCAAAACCAGATGATCGTCGATATTCTGACGGCGGCTTTGGGAGAAATGCCTCACCGCGAAGACTCCGAAGACGGTGTCTGACCAATTTGCTCCGTCTGTAATGCTGACAGCGGTCAACGCAGCCCAAGAGGCCCGAAACGGCTTATGACCCGGGCAGGGTTGTCCCTCGGACGGGCAATCTCGCCCTGAAAGCGGCGTTCGGACCCGCCGCGGTTGTCAAGCCCCGGCTTTGCGGCGCAGCGCGTCCGCCTGGTCGGTCTCTTCCCAACGAAAGCCCTGGTCTTCGCGGCCAAAATGACCGAATCCAGCCGTCTTCCGGTATTGAGGCCGTTTCAGGTTAAGCAGTTCTATGATTGCGGCAGGACGGCAGTCAAAATGGTCCGCGACCAGCGTGGCAAGCGCGTCGTCGCCGATTTTCCCGGTACCGAAAGTCGTGACGTTGAGGGAAACGGGCTTGGCCACGCCAATGGCGTACGCTAACTGGACCTCGCACTTCTCCGCCAGGCCCGCGGCCACGATGTTCTTGGCCATGTACCGGGCCATGTAGGCAGCGCTGCGGTCCACTTTCGAGGGGTCTTTGCCGCTGAAGGCGCCGCCACCGTGGCGGCCCATCCCGCCGTAGGTGTCCACAATGATTTTGCGGCCCGTGAGACCGCAGTCGCCGACCGGCCCGCCGATGACGAAACGGCCCGTGGGATTCACGTGATATGTTATATCGCCCTTGACCAGCGTTTGAGGCAGCACGGGCTTAATGGCGTGTTCGATGATGGCCTCGCGAATTTCCGCCTGTTCCTTCTTCAGTTCCTGCGGGGTCGGTTTCATCCCGCCGTAGAGCGGGGCATGTTGATTGGAAATGACCACGGTGTCGATGCGCACCGGCTTGCCATCCACGTATTCGACGGTAACCTGGGACTTCCCGTCCGGCTGCAGCCAGGGAAGCGTCTTTTCCAGCCGCAGCTTCTTGAGCTGGAGACCGAGCTTATGCGCCACGAGAATGGGCAAGGGCATCAGTTCCGGCGTCTCATTTGTTGCATAACCGAACATCATGCCCTGGTCGCCAGC
Proteins encoded in this region:
- the hprK gene encoding HPr(Ser) kinase/phosphatase, which gives rise to MDTQNLPVNRKRHIAVARLMDRMAEDLELEVLAGYQGMGRPVLISDVNRPGLALAGYLEYFANDRVQILGNTETHYMERLSASELGARLAAMFAFEIPAFILSRKLEPRPIFLDMCNRRGIPVLRSTRRTDEVISHIILFLAEEFSPETVVHGTAVDCYGVGVVIVGPPGIGKSETALELIERGHRLVADDVVTLRKRREDFLYAETNPVIEHHMEIRGVGIIDVKSIFGVGCVRNSKRIGLVVELEEWRQDIDYDRTGLMEEHVELLGVRINHLRIPVRPGRNIAIIIEVASLNHRLKELGVHPAMAFNERLIQIMNTGGT
- the raiA gene encoding ribosome-associated translation inhibitor RaiA, which gives rise to MRVSITGRHMEMTDALKAYIENGLNKLGAHFDKVIDADVILDIEKRRHIAEVNLHANGVRIHGKEASPDMYASVDAVLAKLEKQIRKYKDRINRHQPRADREDRDYGHVIITMESETDSSDTNGTSANHKVVHREQLPMKPLSVEEAIMQLELLDEPFLVFSNADTSKVNVLYAREDGTYGLIEPQF
- the metK gene encoding methionine adenosyltransferase; the protein is MSKSAKGLLFTSESVTDGHPDKVADNVSDAVLDAMLAQDPDSRVACETLLKTNLCVVAGEITSKAKVDLAALVRETIVDIGYTGGVSGFDGASCAVLVALEKQSPDIAMGVNVAGGHEQGAGDQGMMFGYATNETPELMPLPILVAHKLGLQLKKLRLEKTLPWLQPDGKSQVTVEYVDGKPVRIDTVVISNQHAPLYGGMKPTPQELKKEQAEIREAIIEHAIKPVLPQTLVKGDITYHVNPTGRFVIGGPVGDCGLTGRKIIVDTYGGMGRHGGGAFSGKDPSKVDRSAAYMARYMAKNIVAAGLAEKCEVQLAYAIGVAKPVSLNVTTFGTGKIGDDALATLVADHFDCRPAAIIELLNLKRPQYRKTAGFGHFGREDQGFRWEETDQADALRRKAGA